The Vigna angularis cultivar LongXiaoDou No.4 chromosome 6, ASM1680809v1, whole genome shotgun sequence genome contains the following window.
GCTGTATAGCATATGATCCTCCATTGAACCCAAAACCAGGATCAAATCTTTGCATGTACCTGCTATACAAATTATAAGTAGATTATTAGGCCAattcatacattaaatataaCTGAGTTTTTATCTTGCATCCATTCTAAATAACAAAGAAACTGACAAGTTCCTTTGGACTTCAGCCTGCCAAAAAGGTTGATTATTATGATATGTGATAGACACAAACATATTGTCCTGGAGTTAGAAATGGAAAAATGGATTCAATTCGACCCATTGTGTTGGCctgttataatttaattaatatcagTTATTGGGGTGGGTTAATTAATATCAGTCATTGGCACTAATGGGGGATCTGAGAGCCTTCATCTTTTGTTGAGTTGGGAGAGAGAAGAGGCGTTGGAGTTGTTGTTCAGCCCCTTGAGAAACATCTAAGGGTATGCCATGATTCTTCAAATGGAAGGCACCCCAGTTCTCACATGCAAGGGCTATGAGTTTCTTGGCATTTGGGATCCATCGGGTCTATGATGGGTATGGAGGATGATGCAGGATCGTTCAATGAGAAATCATCATCATTAATGGGTTGAGACCATGTGTGGGAATCATCTAAACTCGGGATAGAAGAAAAGTCTATGGGGATGATATCACCAAGGGTTAGAGGGTGTGCTTTGTATGATATCACCAAGGGTAAGAGTTATTCGATTTTGTAGAACTTagtaaacttaaatatattatcttaatatatagTATCAAagttataaaaagttattttagttgaaatttaatttcatgATGTCATttgatattgaattattttagtttttacacATAATATTCTTAGCATGAAGAAATCAACGTGattatgaaaagaaagaaggaattGTTCTGAAATTTAGAGAATAGACTGAAACAAGAAGCAACACTAACGCGGAAATACAATAGTAGTCCTATTAGGGGAAAAGTGGTAGGAAGACTCTGTAGTTACTGCTCAAAACGAGTGAGGAAGAAACATGAGATTATATATACTCAGAAGaatttttctctcataaaaTTTTTAATGTGATTGATAATTTCTGGGAAGAGATACCAACAAGGATTTATCTGGATTTCTTTCTGTAAGGTGAAACAAAAATACAGTGTGAAGGGGCAGAAAATTCTGTCATATCGTCATGTGTACGAATCTTGTTATTCAAATCCATTGCTCATGCAAATATCTCATTACTGCTTCTATATTCTTGCTGTCTCCTCCAAAGCTGTCAGACAACTGTAACATATTCTGATATTCAGTTGGCTTGGATATCCATCATGCAGCTTTTTGCTTCACATTTTAAACTAAGCTCAACAAAAATCTCCCAAAGGCCAAATAATTAGATTAGAGTTTGTGACATAAATGAAGgcttaatttttaaatcttctAAACCAATGTAAAGCAGCGTGTTTTCATctgtaataattattataatttattaagcCTTTTCTTTTCCTCCTGGTGGCAGTGACTTGTGAGTCTATAGCTAGCCATCAAGTACTCAACAAATCatactttctttttccttttcttttcctcctTGGAGGAATTGGGACTAATATGAAGAAATCAGGAATACCTGACTTGCTAAATGTTACAATTTTACTACTATTAATTACTAACTACATACTGAGTTTTGCCTCACATAATATGGCATAACATATCATTTTTAAACTTAGTTTCTCCCAAAGCCTTGCCTCAGTCCTCAATTATTTAATTCCagttttttttagaattttctttgTTCAGTGTTGAAGCTGCATTTTCGAAGTTATCTAGGTAGAGGCATGCTTGAGGAAAAGTTTGACGTTTCCATTcctattttcattaatatttgcaaaaaattcaatttgttttctctttttttcttgttttgaaaGATTAGTATAGGAAATTatgaaaacaatatttcaaaaCAGGAAACTGAATGAATAATAAGGTGACagtttttcattattaatgATGAAAACAGAAATGTTTTCTCAAACCAAATAGGCTTTTAAGTTTTTAGATTTGACCATcttagtaattttaaaattatttacttgtTAACTTTTTTCAGTGCAAGTTGTATGATAGCAATCAGGTTGTGATAATATGTTTGCTCCCATGTTATGTTTAAACTTGCTAGTGGGAAGCTCTACCATTTCCATTGCAAACAATCTCATCAAACTCTCCACTGACTTTAATTCTACTTgatacataaattatattttgcaatTGAGACATCGATTGTGCATTCAAATTGTAAGCTTGATTTGCTTCGTCTTCAGTTCTTAATGTAGAATTTTGTTTATGGAACAGAGCAGATACGCAGTCCACTTTGAGTTCATTTTTATCTGTCTTATGCAAGGCAATGCAGGGGATGCATACCAGCTTGCTTTATggtatgtaatttaatttttaatgtgtttCTCTTTGCAGACTATTATGTGTTGAACCATGATGCCAAGAGTGGATAATTTCATAACTTCTCATTACTAAATAATGTGATGAGCTGGTTGCCTgacattttcattatatttttactagggttgtatgtttttcaataaaacttaaatttctCATATAACAGTTGATAAGGTTGTAATGGTAATGAACTATTTATGCCTATTTGTtacatattttagaaaaaaaaatcaattaagacGATTCAAAATCTAAGAACCGAAATGAGATTTtcgaataaatataaaaaacaatagaggatttaaacctaaaataaaataaataaaaaggaaaataaaaaagagaatacATTTTCTTCCTCAAATTAATAAACATATGTTCTTTATACCTCTTTATTTTGTGTATGCcgttactttaatttttatttttcccattaatttttatttttatttttttatttagttatctGAAAGTGGATATTGacaatagtatattaatatttatgaaaatacataaatattaaattcttaCTATATTCCCAGTGCACACGAAGAAAGAGTTTAGTTACTAATCTAAACTGAACAAAACCTTTGTTTGGAGAATTACCTTCGAACCATGCTGGCAGCGATTCGGAGAATGACGACAGTGGCAGGAGAAACTGCGCGCATCACCAGATTCTCTCTTCATGCTCCAAAACACGTTAGTTACTTTTTCTCTCTATTGTCTCCATACCCTTCTATTGGTACTTTtccttaaatttatttaatttactaaaattaatcatatttagGTTGCAATAGATAGGGTTAATATCTTTTGAGCATACATCAATTGATGAAAATATTCAGGTTTATTGCAAGGTTGAAACTTTTACGGTAAATAGAATTGATGGAACTGTGATGTCCTCCATAAGTAATAATTATCATGgtttcttgttttgaattttgttgttgtttcagGTAGAGGTGGAATTTGGCGATGGTAGAATGTTCAAGCTATCTGCTGAATTTCTCAGAATAAATAGTCCCGCAGTTGATGGGAAGATTAGGTCAATTGGAGGTGAAAAGGTACTACTTCTAGCAACTTTTGGGAGCTTATCATCATTTAATGGTTGAATTAGGGTATGTTTTGAAAAGTTTCTTTGCATATTTGGGCTTATAATGAGAAGCACTTGTTGAAGTGGTTGAGGCAGATTGTGAAAGTAGCTCATGATTTGTCTCTACGCTGTTTTCAGATTATTTAACTCCACAGGATAGCTTATGAAAACAGCTACAACTTGTAGGAAAGCAGTTTAAtcctattttcatttttattattgaaacaATTTATGCATGAGTGTTTGTTTGACAAGCACTAAAGTCCTGTATGGATCAATTTCTTCATAAGCACGAGTatagaaatgaaataaaaggCTCAGATCAAACATTTTCCCCAAGTTAAATGAGCATTTCAGGTTCTACACATTTGAAGTCTGAGTTAGttcgtttttctttctttttttcttctattgttCTATAAGCactaaattaagttatttgCCCAAATGCGCCCAATAACAATATCCTTTCTAATAGAATCGATTTTGAGGTGTTGAATTGAATTCTATTGATTCCTTTCTAATTATACTTCCTTTTGAACCAGGTGATATCTGGGAGGCGCCACGTAGGAATCATGTCTGCAGAACCAGTGGGAAACTATGGGGTGAGGTATCACTGCAAGCTTTGTCATATTAGATCTAAATTTCAGAGTTCTTGTTTTATTGCCCATCTGAACTAGACAGTAATGCATGATTGTTGAATTGGCTGGTTCAGGTTCAATTTTGATGACTTGCATAAGACTGGTATTTATTCATGGGACTACTTTTATCATCTGGGGAGTAACAAGTTTACCCTTATGAGAAATTACATTAAAACTTTGAAGAAACATGGGCTTAGTAGGGATCCAAGAGGAAGGAAGTGATGCAGACTTCAGTTTAATCACCCAAATATCAGTTTGAGATTTGGTGTCAAATATCAACATGGCACTCTGATAGCTTCATTTGTtgaaagtgaaacctgtaatgTTGAAGGGTTTGAGTTGAATGAATGGTAAATTATGGATATCAATACTATTGGAGAAGAGAGGGGAATAAAGGAAGGTTTTGCATCCTTTccgaattttttttttatgaggaAAGGATAATATAATTGTCTGCGAAGGCAGTTCTGTATTTTCTAGAGAGCTCTTGATTCCATTTTAGATCTTGTtcttttttaattgatgtaccttgttttttttttcttctttacccACATTCATGTAATAGAATCTGTAATCTTTAAAATTCTTTTGACTTAGCTGCAAAGTGCTCTGAAAAATATTGTCGGCTTTAATGgaaaaaacctttttttcctGGTGTTTGTTCAATGTGCCAAAACCCTTATAATGCTCATATTTCCACTGTGAAAACTTATATTGTAAACTTTACAAGACCCAATGAGCATAACTGGGAGGAGAAATtatatcagttttttttttttatttagttatctaaaaagtaaaagtttatTTGTTCTATTTTCTATCAAGAAGCTAACAGAAAAAGGTAAgtatttcttcaaaataagttattttaacaGTACTAGATATAATtagcatttaaaaaaaagtcttctattgtatatttgaataatttgatCCCTTTAGGTGATgattaatttactttatttgatCTTTGAAAATCTGGGAATTTGTATCTTTCAGTAGTTAAATTAGAACTTTACACtgtctttaatttattttatgaaaattacattataatatttttatatttatttaaatattattaaaaggttTCATAGAAGATGAAAATTAAACTTCGAATACCTTCACTTTTGCTTTATCTCTCTCTATATTTacaagatttaaaaaatgatagctttttcataataaattagaaaGGACAACGGAAAAAGCAATAAAGAAATGAATCGCTAGACAGAGAGACagtgagaaatattactctctGTTGGAATAGTGAAGAATTTGTCTGTGTTAGCTTCTTTTCTTGTGGTCCAGACAGTGTTGCTTGATAACAAAAGTGGGCCACATTAGGAATTCGCGATAATTTGCTCCAAGCTGAATTAGATTTAAGCTACATAAGGACAAAGAAATTGGAATATGGAATATGTAAATATGGCATAGCTGCTGAAGAATTGTGTGGAGAACTCTAGAGTGAACCGAAGTCACATCACAAAAGATCAGATTTTTTATCATCTGGGTCTAGAAATGTCCAATGCATCCTATAAATTTAAATGCAAACATCAGCTTCTCAATGTCCTTTGTCTTACAATAGCATTGACATCCCCTTCGCATCTTTGCCTAAAAGAAAAATGGCCTCAACTGTAGTACCAAATATGAGTTTCTATGCCCACACTTCATCTAGTAGAATAAACAAATTTTCCAGTGTCAAATCGCTACCATTGTCAAATACAGGGAATAGAAATTTCTGCAACAATGTAAAGGCTACGGCAGGAGGTGAAGCAAGTCTGCAGAAGTTAAAGCATCAGCAGCAGCCAATGATGAGGGTGCCACAAACTTCACCTAAAGGTAATTGAACagtaataattcataatttctttGTATTCCTTCATTATACATTGAACATAGTGATGTTGACAAATGACAAATGATTACTCTTTATGCAGTGCTGTTGAACCAATTTCCGGTAGCAAGGACTGTGCAGCAAATGATGGACACAATGGAGAGGATGGTGGAGAATCCCTTAGTTTATGATAGCACTTCACCTTGGATAGTTGCAGGAGATGACGAATACAGTAAGGGAAAGATTCCTTGGGCAATAAAGGAAGGCCAGACAGATTACAGAATGAGATTCAACATGCCAGGAATGAACAAGGATGACGTCAAGGTATGGGTAGAAGAGAACATGCTGGTGGTGAAGGCCGAGAAGACACTCAAAGAGCACCATGAAGGTCAAGCAAACAGTAATgaagaaataaatacaaaatatgaaGAAGATTGGCCTGCCAATAGCTATGGTAGATATAACCATAGAATAGCCCTCCCAGAAAACATTGAGTTTGATAAGATTAAGGCACAGGTCAAAGATGGAATTCTTCATGTAACAATTCCCAAAGCCAACACCTCCGCAAAAGTAATTAACATAGATGTACACTAAATCTAAGCTCAAAATAAAGTTTGTTCACCGCTACATTAGTTTTTGTCATCTAATTTCTGACATGAAGGATAAAATGAAACCTTATTTCCTCAGCATAACGATACTGACATAATTTCAGTACGAATttctctgaaaaaaaaaagccatATAAAGTAAATCACTGTAGATGATGAATAAAGGTTTACACTATAAATTCCAATCAAGtcagaaaacaaaataagaatacaTTCTGGGTTCATGTTATTCCTTTCGTTAGTGTTGTAACGCACAATCAAATGCAAGTAGCCATGCAAGGCAGACGGAGCCATGCTGCCCCATTTTGTGTTCAGAAAGTGTACAAGAATCTGGCTTACAGATTAGCAAAACACAGAGGTCAAATAGCAGATTGGTATAAACTGGATTTCAAGAGCAGTTCATACTTTATCCATCAGTTACACTTTTGCTCTCTGAAAATGTAGGTCGGAGCCAAGTGCACTTTACACTGTATCCATCAGTGACTCCTTCActttttgaaaatgttgattgAGAACTTCTTTGTGGAAAAAACAATCAATTAGGACGGCTTTTTCTTTCTACCGGTTTGTGAGATGCGCTTCAGCACTTGGGTTTCCTTTTTCATTCCTCTGTAATACAAAGGACCAACGTTAATTGGAGCCattaaaattttccaaaattaagGTTGAGTGAGAAGTTTTGAAGTAAATACCTCTGATATAAGTAAACGTAGAGATAGTATAGTAGCAGTAGTATCACAAGCAAAATAGACACAAAGATGTAGAACACATTTGTCTTCTTCTGCACATGTCAAAAAATTAGTTAATGAAATTTTCTCTTACTTTCATCCTGCAGATATTTTTCCTTGTCTTCTTTTCGTTGAGAGATCTATATCCAAAGTAAGATCCCTTGTAACAAGTAAATGGGAtcttttatgattttctttccaGTTAGCTATACAATTTCTCAAGTTACATTGTTCCCGTTTTCTTAAAATCCTTATACAAATAAGGTTTTCTGAAAATTGAGTATCAGTGTATGACTCATACAAGAAATTGTATATAGTTGGACAGGTATCATAGGTATACAAAAAGTAAGAAgtgattgaaaaaaataaaaccaattatAGATTTCAGAATTACCCTGCGCCCTCTTGAGAAAGGTTGCCTACTTCCAATGCAGCTGTGTGCCTCACAGAATTGGTGCAAAAACAATTCTGTCAAAGTGTTCACATGAGAAAGCAATTTCATAAACCACCATAAATATgccaatattttgcaagaatgGAGAAAATATTGTAATACCATGAAGTCGGCTTGCCACAGGACCCTCATTAATTGGAAAACAACTGTCGGCTAAGCTCTATGAAAAAAAGGTACATTAGAAACACAAAAAATTAGTTACATTTTATTGTAAATGAATGGATAAACCAAAGCACACCTCACATAGATGTTTATTTCTAGCAGCAGCGGCAGGATTGcactttgatttttttgaaCCAGAATTCACTTCATGGTCACAGTGCAGTGCACCACATACATCTGCTAAGCATTGGCTTTCATTCTGGATTCAACACAGCTATCTCATTTCAGTAATTAATGCAACTGCATCACAAGATTGAGCAGAGAAGACTACcaaaattttcatcttttgggttactattacaaaattttcaaagCTAAACATAGAGTAACATATTACTGAAATATGAAAGTTTTGTGAAATATCTTTTACTTTTGATGAGGGAAGACCATATAACTCAATCCAACAAGTATTTATTTCCTAAATGATACAACTGGATCAGATTTGTGAATAAAAATGAGAGTCTTTATTGATGAAGCCTACTTTGCAGTCCAAAACGTGGGTAGGGTACCCATAATTGAAACAATACAGAGAATAGTAAATTCCCTGAATTTTTGAGAGAGCCCAAGACAATCCCTATACATGATATAAATTGATCAACTAATTCCTTTTCTCAATCCCTCTTCATATTTATAGGCAAACATGCtttattactataattatcCCAGTCACACATATAATTGGCAAATGACCAACTAACTATTAATGGGGGGTACCTAACACTACATATTTTGTTGTGCTTCTAGGTCAAGTGGGGATAACTCTCAAAACAGAGAGAGAGCTTAAAGAAACTAAGTATTTTACTTTGTCCTGGTCATGAATTGAGTCCATTCTTAAATGTTAGGCTTGGCTTAAAAATTAGACAAGGCCGAAACATGCATGATGCACAGCTTGACCAGCAGTATCTTCTCATAGCAACGGTAAGCAGTACTGGAGCTCAGTTTGGTCCTATTACAACTCCACGTTCCTCATGAGATGACCATAATAATGTCATAAAATACCATATTCATAACTAAATAGTGACTGATGACATTTTGATTATTCAGTCCAACCCAATTTGTACCTTTTCAAAGATATTTTAGACATTTATCCATTAACggaagaataaaaaatagtattgaAGAAGAATTATCTACCAAATTAAGCAAATTGGAGTGTCTGTTGTCAAAATGCTGATCAAGATGTTTCTCTTCATAGAAACTTTTCTTACAGTACCCACATTGCCATTCATTTATATCTATATGAAACTTGTGCTGCTCCTGATCTCTGTATATGTCATTGTCAGGGTGAAACCTACACCGTTTTGGgatatgatatttttctttctccacAAAGGGCATCAAATACTGCAGCAAAAATCATATATCAGGAGAATGTACACTAATATCAATGGGAGTTATTTGTTTGGATATATTCTAATACCTCCTGAATGATCTTCCAAGCTGTTCTACTTCTTTCTCTAGAGCAATGTATTTGATGATCACCATCCACCTGATTCAAAATTCTGAACAGCTACATCATATATTAGCCACACCAATTCCTGAATCTTGGAACAAGAAGCAAGAAAGGCACAGAGATAGACCAAGAGAAAGTAAAAGaaggaaacaaataaaacaaattatactaATTCCTGACGTCGAACAACGACAAAAGTTTATCAAGTACGAATCATACAccattttagttatttaattcCTTGCCCTTATCAATAACCGGATAACCACGAAGTGAGGCAGTTAACTACAAAATGAAAGCTAAAAATTGTGTTCTTCTGGTTCAAAATACTCAGTTTAAAGCTCGCTCACCTTCCAGCACTTGAGTCTGCATAGACCTGTACAAAGAAACAATTGAAGATTTATGTTTATACTGTcatgaaaattagaaaaataactgCACAAGTTTGGAAATtggaactaaaaataaacaaaacaaaaccagGACCTAACTTAGCTGCTGAAGATAATTGCAAAAAACGGCTCacaatactaatttaaaaagttCCTACTTCTACGGTGATTCACACGAAAAATATGCCGATCAATTTTAACATCCAAAGAAAGGTAGCtagaaaataagaacaaaaacacAGCATGAACAGAAACTGGACTAATTCCTTACACATCACAACTCCATTCTATGGCAATCCAAATTCAAGCGATCCCAAATAGTCCACGGCAACAAAATGAAACTTTCAGCAAAAAGAGGAGGTAACCACGGTGTGAAAGTAAGAAACACAGCATGCAATGCTCAATTCCCATTCCTCAAGTAGAAAAGGTAGAAAAATCATACAAGAACATATTGATTTGTGCAGAGAAAGAACCAAGGATCCTCAATCGCTTGGATTTCCATTATGTGCTAGAATAATTCAAATTCACGCAAACCAAATAGCCAATGATTAAATTCAGCAAAATCCCACCCAGAAGAAAAGTGGGTATTTCCAATAATTCGACAAAACTGACAAAAGCACATAAAAGgatcacttttattttttataactacaTGATTAGTGTATGAAGTAGGTGAGATTGAAGATACCCTTGTGAACTGCAGAGAAAAACAGAGGCCACAAAGAATGTACAGAAGAAACAATGGATGATGCCAAACCCacatcttcttcattcttctcttGGTTTCTTGCTTTGCTCAATGCAAATTCCGAACAGAAAAAAAGGTTGAGACTTGCACCAAAAATGTTTTGGTGCAATCTCCGATGGGTACCAGAAACCCCTTGTGCAGCCACGACGCTTTATCCTATCAGGTTTTGCCGCGTGGCAAACCACTGGAATTGCACGCCGTTTCTTTGACTTCTGCTGTCTAACCTTGGTGGACCTgtaatgttttttctttgcaAGGTGATTTTAGGTTGATAAAACACCATTATGTTGGCTAATAATAACACACTTATAGttacaatatatttttggttaactccaaaaataactataacaattataaaaatcatacgtttatatatatatatatatatatacacacacacgtTATATAATCTATCATCATAAAATAGAGTCAGTATGTTGGTTAAAACATAGGTTATTGAGATTTCTTGGGTTAATTCTCACTCATTAGAAAATTATGCACAACCAACAAAAACAACCTAGTTTTCACAATCTCAGATAGTATAAAGGTTAAAAattcaacattttcaaaattttatatcaattgtaACATTTAATGAGCAATTTAAATAACATCATAATATTAATGTCAAATGAGTTGTTGATGGTTGGATACCCTTTGCACCTG
Protein-coding sequences here:
- the LOC108321943 gene encoding uncharacterized protein LOC108321943 → MKKMWVWHHPLFLLYILCGLCFSLQFTRVYADSSAGRILNQVDGDHQIHCSRERSRTAWKIIQEYLMPFVEKEKYHIPKRCRFHPDNDIYRDQEQHKFHIDINEWQCGYCKKSFYEEKHLDQHFDNRHSNLLNLNESQCLADVCGALHCDHEVNSGSKKSKCNPAAAARNKHLCESLADSCFPINEGPVASRLHELFLHQFCEAHSCIGSRQPFSRGRRKKTNVFYIFVSILLVILLLLYYLYVYLYQRGMKKETQVLKRISQTGRKKKPS
- the LOC108321944 gene encoding small heat shock protein, chloroplastic, coding for MQTSASQCPLSYNSIDIPFASLPKRKMASTVVPNMSFYAHTSSSRINKFSSVKSLPLSNTGNRNFCNNVKATAGGEASLQKLKHQQQPMMRVPQTSPKVLLNQFPVARTVQQMMDTMERMVENPLVYDSTSPWIVAGDDEYSKGKIPWAIKEGQTDYRMRFNMPGMNKDDVKVWVEENMLVVKAEKTLKEHHEGQANSNEEINTKYEEDWPANSYGRYNHRIALPENIEFDKIKAQVKDGILHVTIPKANTSAKVINIDVH
- the LOC108321937 gene encoding uncharacterized protein LOC108321937, with the translated sequence MLAAIRRMTTVAGETARITRFSLHAPKHVEVEFGDGRMFKLSAEFLRINSPAVDGKIRSIGGEKVISGRRHVGIMSAEPVGNYGVRFNFDDLHKTGIYSWDYFYHLGSNKFTLMRNYIKTLKKHGLSRDPRGRK